The genomic region CTGTAGTTGTAGTCGTGCTCGACGCAGAAGTCCCAGGTCTCGATCGAGCCGCCGCCGGGGATGTAGATCGGCGGGTGCGGCTTCTGGATCGGGCGCGGCCAGCAGTTCACGTAGCGCAGCTGGTTGTACTTGCCGTCGAACGCGAACGGCTCGGGCTCCCGCCAGGCGCGCATGATCAGCTCGTGCGCCTCGTAGTATTTGTCGCGAGTCAGCGCCGGGATCTGGCCATAGCAGAAGTTCGTGTCCATCGGCGTGCCGACCGGGAAGCCGGCGACCAGCCGCCCGCCCGAGATCACGTCGAGCATCGCGAACTCCTCCGCGACACGGATGGGCGGGTTGTAGAGCGCGATCGAGTTGCCGATCACCGCGATCGCGGCGCGCGAGGTCCGGCGCGCGAGCCCCGCGGCGATGATGTTCGGCGAGGGCATGAGACCGTAGGCATTCTGGTGATGCTCGTTCACGCCGATGCCGTCGAAGCCGAGACTGTCGGCATACTCGAGCTGGTCCATGTATTCGTGGTAGACGCGGTTGCCCTCCGCGGGGTCGTAGAGCCGGGAGTCGATGTCGACCCACACGGAGCGATGCGTCTGGCGGAAGTCTTCCGGCAGATGCGGCCAGGGCATGAGGTTGAACCAGGTGAACTTCACGGCGATCCTCCGACGCGTGCCGCGCCTCTCCAGGCAGATCTTACTGTGCGCACTGGGTACGGCGCTCGCAGCCCCGGTCGCGCGCGCCGAGCAGGTCTACCTGGAGATCGACGCGCCCCACTCGGGCGACCTGGTGAACGAGCCCATCGCCCTGGTCGAGGTGCGGGGCTGGGCCGGCACGGGCCTGCGCGGCAAGCACGACGTGGTGATCGTGATCGACCGTTCAGGGAGCACCTTCCGGGCGAGCGGGGTCGACGTGGACGGCGATGGGGTGATCGGCCGCACCTACCCGGGAGACCCCCCGGAAGAGATCGTGTTGTGGACCTCGGACTTCGGAGACACGATCGTCTCGGCCGAGACGCTGGCCGCGCGCCGGCTCGTGGAGCGGCTCGACCCCGAGACCACGCGCATGGGCATCATCACCTTCGGCGGCAACGCCAAGCTCGAGGCCCCGGTCGGCGCGAGCCGCGAGCAGCTCCTGGCGGCGCTCGACGGGCTCCAACCGCGCGCCAACCCGAACGGCACCAACATGTACGGCGCGATCGAGACCGCGATCGACGCGCTCGAGGCGGCGCCCAAGGAGCCGGGTGAGCCGCCGCGCCAGCGCGAGATACTCCTGCTCTCGGACGGCATGCCGACCTCGCCGCCCGAGCCGCGCAACGCCGCGCAGATCATCTCGGTGCACGCGGCGCGCAACGCCGCCCAGGCGCACGCGCGCATCTACGCCTACGCGCTGGGGCCGACCGCCGCCGCCGCGCACGACAGCTTCCAGGAGATCGTGGCCGCCAACGGCGGCGAGCTCACCGTGCTCGACTCACCGGCCGACATCGTCGAGTTCGTGCCCTACCTGTCGCTCACCAGCATCGCGAAGGTGAGCCTCGAGAACACCACGCTCGGCGAGTCGGGCCGCGCCGTGCGCCTGTTTCCCGACGGCAGCTTCGACGGCTTCGCGCCGCTCCAGCCCGGCCGCAACGAGCTGCGCTTCACCGCGACCTCGCAGGCCGGCACGCTCGCCACCACCACGCGCTGGCTGACCTTCGACAAGGCGCTGCCCGACGCCGAGAAGCTGGCGCGCTTCAAGAAGCTGCTCGAGGTGCGCGCGATCGAGACCGAGCTGGCCGAGAAGGCGCAGGCCAAGCGCGAGGAGCAGCGCAGGAAGTCGCTCGAGGTGCGGCCCGACTCGCGGCCCGATCCGCGGCCGGACCCCGCGGACTGATGGTGCGCCCGGGCCGGCGTGATACCCTGCGCCGACTCACTCGGAGGGGACCATGGAGCGCCACGGCGACTACCTGCCTTTCGTGAGCTCGGGCTCCTACCCGATCCGCGGCGGCAACGCCGTGCGGCCCCTGGTCGACGGCGGGCCGGCGTTCGCGCGCATCTGCGAAGCGATCGAGAACGCGCGCAAGAGCGTGTGGGTCACGGTCGCGTTCCACCGCATGGAGTTCGCCATGCCCGACGGGCACGGGAGCCTGTTCGACGTGCTCGACCGCGCGCAGGCGCGCGGACTGGACGTGCGCGCGCTGTTCTGGCGTCACCCGCAGCTCGAGCAGATCTCGCCCGGCTCGCACTTCGCCGGCACCGAGGCCGACCGCGAGTTCCTGCGCCGGCGCGGCTCGCGCTTCCTGGCGCGCTGGGACCGCGCGCACGGGCGCTACTGCCAGCACCAGAAGAGCTGGCTCGTCGACGCCGGTCAGGCGAGTGAGATCGCGTTCGTGGGCGGGATCAACCTGCACAACTCGTCCGTCGTCGCCCCCGGCCACGCGCCGCGCGCGGGCGGCAGCACGCACGACGTGTACGTCGAGGTGCGCGGTCCGTCCGCGAGCGACGTGCACCACAACTTCGTGCAGCGCTGGAACGAGGCGAGCGACCGCGAGCTCGGCGACGGCCTGTGGCCCGACGCCTCGAGCCAGAGCCTGCTCGAGTTCCCGCGCGTCCTGTCTCGCACCGCCGGCGCCGTGCCGGTGCAGATCCAGCGCACGGTGCGGCGCGAGCGCTACTTCGACGGCACGCCCGCGGTCGACCACACGCCGTTCGCGATCGGCGGCGGCGAGCACTCGATCCTCGACCAGTATCTGCGCGTGATCGACCGCGCGCGGCGCGCGATCTACATCGAGGACCAGGCGATCGGCGCGCCGCAGATCGTCGACGCGCTGCGCGACGCGCTGGGACGCGGGGTCGAGGTGGTGGTGCTCGTGCCCGCGGACCCCAACGACGAGATGGCGGCCGGGCGCGCCGACCCCGAGAACGCGGCGTTCTTCGAGTCACTCGCCGCCCTGGGCCGCTTCGACCACTTCGCGCTGGCGGGCATCGCGTCCTGCCTGGGCCGCGGCGAGTACCAGAACGTGTACGTGCACGCGAAGATCGCGCTGGTCGACGACGCCTGGTGCACGATCGGCTCGGCCAACATCGGCAACCGCTCGTTCTTCGGAGACACCGAGCTCAACGCCTCGTTCTGGCACACGCCCACGGTGCGCGCGCTGCGCTGCGAGCTCCTGCGCGAGCACCTGGGGCGAGACACGGCGCAGCTCGACGAGCGCGCGGCGCTGCGGCTGTACCGC from Myxococcota bacterium harbors:
- a CDS encoding phosphatidylserine/phosphatidylglycerophosphate/cardiolipin synthase family protein; protein product: MERHGDYLPFVSSGSYPIRGGNAVRPLVDGGPAFARICEAIENARKSVWVTVAFHRMEFAMPDGHGSLFDVLDRAQARGLDVRALFWRHPQLEQISPGSHFAGTEADREFLRRRGSRFLARWDRAHGRYCQHQKSWLVDAGQASEIAFVGGINLHNSSVVAPGHAPRAGGSTHDVYVEVRGPSASDVHHNFVQRWNEASDRELGDGLWPDASSQSLLEFPRVLSRTAGAVPVQIQRTVRRERYFDGTPAVDHTPFAIGGGEHSILDQYLRVIDRARRAIYIEDQAIGAPQIVDALRDALGRGVEVVVLVPADPNDEMAAGRADPENAAFFESLAALGRFDHFALAGIASCLGRGEYQNVYVHAKIALVDDAWCTIGSANIGNRSFFGDTELNASFWHTPTVRALRCELLREHLGRDTAQLDERAALRLYREVARKNAAKRAAGEPMEGLAFALDPATYAS
- a CDS encoding LLM class flavin-dependent oxidoreductase — its product is MKFTWFNLMPWPHLPEDFRQTHRSVWVDIDSRLYDPAEGNRVYHEYMDQLEYADSLGFDGIGVNEHHQNAYGLMPSPNIIAAGLARRTSRAAIAVIGNSIALYNPPIRVAEEFAMLDVISGGRLVAGFPVGTPMDTNFCYGQIPALTRDKYYEAHELIMRAWREPEPFAFDGKYNQLRYVNCWPRPIQKPHPPIYIPGGGSIETWDFCVEHDYNYSYLSYGGYKAGKALLDGYWERVAALGKDESPYRASFAQVVCVADTDADAEKLYAEHVLYFYNRCLHVYLGFADPPGYRTVKTIQSGKLNQFRAENQRLFTSLSWKELVDGGYVIAGSPATVRERMEHMIKDLRLGAVFLLFMIGNMPDDKVRHSTKLFAEKVMPQLRDIWPEWKQDDRFWVKPLETRVRPELPRNGR
- a CDS encoding vWA domain-containing protein; this encodes MRLNQVNFTAILRRVPRLSRQILLCALGTALAAPVARAEQVYLEIDAPHSGDLVNEPIALVEVRGWAGTGLRGKHDVVIVIDRSGSTFRASGVDVDGDGVIGRTYPGDPPEEIVLWTSDFGDTIVSAETLAARRLVERLDPETTRMGIITFGGNAKLEAPVGASREQLLAALDGLQPRANPNGTNMYGAIETAIDALEAAPKEPGEPPRQREILLLSDGMPTSPPEPRNAAQIISVHAARNAAQAHARIYAYALGPTAAAAHDSFQEIVAANGGELTVLDSPADIVEFVPYLSLTSIAKVSLENTTLGESGRAVRLFPDGSFDGFAPLQPGRNELRFTATSQAGTLATTTRWLTFDKALPDAEKLARFKKLLEVRAIETELAEKAQAKREEQRRKSLEVRPDSRPDPRPDPAD